The Variovorax sp. S12S4 genome includes the window CGGCAATGGTCTTGCACGCGCCAGTAAGCGCCGTGGCTCACGCAGCCGGTCTGGCAGATCACCAGGTCGGCGGCGCGCAGGCCGGCCTCGAGCGCGGGGTCGTCGGCATCGTCGCCGCCGTCATGGTGCAAATAGTGGCCGCCGGCAATCTCCACCAGCTGCCGCGCGAGCGATGGCGCCTCTTCTCCCCGGCCCACGCACAGCACCGCTTTTTCGCGAAGGTCAGCAGGCGCGTCGTGAAGCGACGGCACGACGCGACGCCGGCTTGCCGGCGCCAGCAGCGCGTCGAGGCGCTTCGGCAATGCGTTGCCAACGGCAGCGCGTGCCGCGAGTTCCTCGCGCACGATGGAGATCGCCGAATCGCGCGCCACCAGCGCACCGCGCAGCCGCACGACCTGCGCCTCGAGCCGTTCG containing:
- a CDS encoding DUF2325 domain-containing protein — encoded protein: MQEQEPAREQEHAVLLRAYARVQERCSRLLVEQAAMIERLEAQVVRLRGALVARDSAISIVREELAARAAVGNALPKRLDALLAPASRRRVVPSLHDAPADLREKAVLCVGRGEEAPSLARQLVEIAGGHYLHHDGGDDADDPALEAGLRAADLVICQTGCVSHGAYWRVQDHCRRTGKPCVLVGEPQPIQFVRQQPAAEPAAQDERR